cgccgcccaccCCGGCCGCCAGGGCGCGGCGTGTGGCCCGAGAGAGCGCGGCCCCGTCGCCCTCTCCGCTCCGGGCCCGCCTGAGCCCTCTGAAGGAGCCCTCGGCCAGGGCCAAGGGCACGGCGCGTCTCTGGCGGAGGCCACTCTGGGCTGCCGCAGGCTCGGCCCAACGCTGGCTCCCTTCCACTCCCCTCCTCGCACCCGCCGGCGGTGGTGGATGGAGAGACGGCCCATGGAAGGAAATCCGTCTGCTTGCCCTCGTGGGCTCGGAGCCTGCTCCGTTTCGGGCTCGGGGGCTTATCCCGAGGGGCCGAGCCCAAGGGTGGAGGAGTCGAGTGGAAGTGAACTCTCAGGGTCCACAATGACTCCGCGAGGCAAGCGTGTGGGAGCAGCGCCAGCGCTGCCTGGTGGACATCTCTGTCTTTTGGGCCCTGGCGAGTATCAACCCATTTTTTGGCGAGCAAAGTTGTGGCTCcttcactcactctctctcttttccgAGGGAAACAAGCCTCCTAGGAGAGTCTGGGACTCCTGGAAGGCCTCGCTAAAAGTGCTTGCCTTGCTAGGGCCCTGGACCTTGCACCATTCCACACTCACACAAAGCGGCCCTTGGGGAAAGCAGAGGGCGATCAGGGAGAGAGGACGCATCCCTAACTGCCACCAAGGGCCCCCGGCCAAGACATGGCAGATCTGCCACTCCAAGCACCGCCGCGTTACTGCAGCCAAAAGCCCCTTCGGGATGGAGAGGGTCTGGTCGGTGCAAGCGAGGCCCTGTCGCCCCTTCCCCGCCCAGCGCAGCCCCCCTCGGAGCTGGCCGCGGTCGCCTATGTGCCTGTCTCCGTGGAAAGGCGGTGCGGAGGCAGAGAAGCTTCTGGATCCGACTCCCAGAACCCCGGCCCCAGTCCCTTCAGCCCAAGTGAGTTATTCAGTTTGTATTGGGAGGACTtccacttctccccaccccttttccccctGCAATTTTACCTTCTCTATTGattggcggggcggggggaggggagatttAACCCTTTATTTCATATTGTCCCCTGAGAaaatagggattttttttaaaggtaaaataccTTTCAGCGGCAAGATTTTTTCTACTCCTTCATTTGCAACCCTTCTGCTCAAACTAGACTTTGCTACTTCCCGAAATCAAAACTGAGCAGCAGCATTCTCATTTGGGGCATGGGAAGGACAGACGTCGATGCCCAAGGGTCAGGAAGGTGGATCTGGAGGACGACGGGAGCCAGGCCTGTGCATTGGCCCAAAGGCGGGGAAGTCGCTTTGGCTCCTGTCGAGCACTCTCTGCCCCACACCTTGATCAGCAGGAAAGCCGCTGAAGCCTGTGGTCCGGACCACGCCTCTTCCCCAGCTTCCTTCCATCGCCTGGGGCGGTGTCCGAATGTATGCAGATGTTCTGGAAGCCTTTTGCTCAAAAGCAGCTCGGGGGATGTCATTATCTGAGTTCAAATGGGCGAGTCCAGTGAATTACGAACAATTCCTTTTGCTTGGATATTAGGAGTGCGTTTGGACATCAATCTTTTCACATCCAATCGAATCTCTTGGATTCTCCGTTTTAGGAAACTTTCCTTCTATGGAGGTGTAGGCGACAGGAGGATAAAAGGCTTGTGTCCAATCTTCAGGGGCACTAAGGTCCTGGCCTTGACAAGCGGTGTTggccatttcctttatttttttctttacagagaagcaaaagtcgGTGTAGAAAAAGCATCCGTTCCAACACTGCGTCTCCCCACCCGACTTGTACTGCCAGTGCTGCTTTCGCGGCGTGACCGTCTACGAGACACAACCTCGCGGAGAGCGCAAACTCCGGCCCTGGGCGTGCGTCCCTCTTCTGTTGACCGCTCGATTTGTGTCAATGGAAAGTGAGGCCTCTTTTACCTAACGAGTCCTGGAGGCTTGCAGTGACTCTGCCGCGCTGTGTGAGGCCCCAACTGCTCGAGGTTCCGGGATTGTTTCGGGTTCGCACTTTCCACCCAGACACTCAGCCATAACCTAGCACTTGTCTCTGGTTCCTCTGAGCCCGGAGCTTGGCGGTGCCCACGTTTTTCTAGAGGCCGCCGCCGGGGCAGTTTCCCTTCCGGGAATTTCTGCCTTGTCGCCCCTCACGCTGCTTAGCTAGTTCCGACTGACAAAAGCACAGCAAGACGGAAGAAAGATCGGCACCGAGCTCCGCACGCGAACCGAAGGCTACAAACTCCAGGCCTCCTCTTTATCCCCAGAATGGACTGTGCGTGGGAGCCCAGGGCCCACGCGCGCACGCATAAGGGGCTCTTCAGATCCTTATGGTGccgaatcacacacacacacacacacacacacacacacacacacacacacacgtggtgTATTTTTTGACGCTGAGCTCCCGCTCTCCCCGGACCGCTGATGTGGGGCGGCCCCAGCCGGATGAAGCCACCCGCCCCGGCCGCGTGGCGCTGAGCTGCAGATGCTCTCTCCGCGCGCACgcacagcagtcagaggccctCCAGCCGAGCCGCAGGCAGGGGCCGCCCCTCCATCTTCAGCTAGCGCCGGGGTCCAGGGGCTGCGGGGTAGGCAGGGCAGGAGCAATCTCCCCTGGAGTTCTTGGGAACCTTTCCAATCCTTAACTCCCTCCCGCCTCCTCGGCTgcttttcctctcctccatttCTCAAGTGGCTCTTATTGTAAACGCCACGGTTGGTTTGTTTCTTCAGTTCCAGGTCTAAGAAGTTACAGAATCTGACAAAATTGAAATTCTTTCAGTAATCTATTTTTCAAAACGaaagagaagatataaaaagCAAGAAACCCATCTCCACAACAGTGTCAGGGGGCATACCCGTCACCAGATATGGACATCCCATTCAAACCACACCGGAGGGcccaataaacaaaatgaacacaATGTCAATGTTTAGGGAGAGAAGCCTAATGAAATAAACTTCAGGCAGTGCGTGCACATCGACAGGCATTCTCTTGCCCCTCCCGCCCCGACCTCCAGCACATTGAACCTGCCCTTCATCTGCATCTCTGTCCTTGAAACCATTCCACTGAGACTTCTTTTGCCTACATTTTCCAAAAACTTGGGAGTAGCTGTGAAAGGGAGGAGAGAATGTTTCAATTCCTCTTTCCATCCCCAGAGAATCTCCTCCTggccccctttccttcccttccttcggTTCCTTTAGGTGTGACTTGGTTAGGGAAATCAGGAAGGggagtggaggaaaggaaagtttttttaaaaaaatccagaaggCGCGAGCTGGAGCAGTGAGTGTGTCAATCAGAGGGTTTTGTGCCTGGGGGCTCCTAGCGCTTCTGAGCAGAGGTGTCCCTGGGCGGCCCCACAATGAATATGAATAGGAATCCTTGCTAAATGGGACAGCAAAGCGCACCGCCCTGAATGACTGCACGTCATCCTAACCAGCCCAGGATAGATAGGAGGGctccttttgtctcttttctccGCCGCAGCTCTATAAAAGCCCCTCTTTTTCAGCGTGAGTTGAGTTCAAGCACACACCAACTACTGTCCAGGAAACAGCCAAACCAgagagaggggagtggggagggagaaaggcgGGGAAAGGCAGTGCCTCagcttttcttcttatttcttgcTGCTGAGACGTGGGTTACTGggctgcagcttttttttttttttttaattcaaggttttctttcatttccttcctaaAGTCTCACCACAGTAGGGCCGCATCCCCTGTAATAAAATGAATTCTGATTCGAGCTCTGTCTCCAGCAGAGCTTCATCTCCGGACATGGATGAGATGTATCTGAGGgaccaccaccaccgccatcaccaccaccaggaGAGCCGTCTCAACTCGGTCTCGTCCACGCAGGGCGACATGGTGCAGAAGATGCCCGGGGAAAGCCTTTCGCGGGCCGGCGCCAAAGCCGCGGGCGAGAGCAGCAAGTACAAAATCAAGAAGCAGTTGTCGGAGCAGGACCTACAGCAGTTGCGGCTGAAGATCAACGGACGCGAGCGCAAGCGGATGCACGACCTGAACCTCGCCATGGACGGGCTACGCGAAGTCATGCCCTACGCTCACGGGCCCTCGGTGCGCAAGCTCTCCAAGATCGCCACTCTCCTGCTGGCCAGAAACTACATCCTCATGCTCACCAGCTCCCTGGAGGAGATGAAGAGGTTGGTTGGTGAGATCTACGGGGGCCACCACTCGGCCTTCCACTGCGGGACTGTGGGCCACTCGGCCGGCCACCCAGCGCACGCCGCCAACGCCGTGCACCCGGTGCACCCCATCTTGGGAGGCGCGCTCTCGTCCGGCACCGCCTCGTCCCCGCTGTCCGCCGCCTCGCTGCCCGCCATCGGCACCATCCGGCCTCCCCACTCGCTGCTCAAGGCGCCCTCCACCCCGCCCGCGCTGCAGCTGGGCAGCGGCTTCCAGCACTGGGCCGGGCTGCCCTGCCCCTGCGCCATCTGCCAGATGCCGCCGCCGCACCTGTCCGCTCTCTCCACCGCCAACATGGCCCGGCTGTCGGCCGAGTCCAAGGACTTGCTCAAGTGAGCAGCGGGCCGGCCCGGCTGCGGAGGATGAGCGGAGAGCGGCGGGAGGGCTCGAGGTGCCGGGCCGGGAGGGCAAAGGGAGGCTGGGCGCTCGGccggagggcgggagggagggcggggggcTCCCGAGGCCTCCCACACCGTCTGAGAGATCTCAGACCCTACTTGACCGCCGGAGGGAAAGGACTAAAACCAAACTGCAATTTCTAGGTGGTAGCGAAGGGGGGCTCGAACCAGACGTCGTGTGTCTTGCATGCATGCTTCTTTTCTCCATGCCGCGCCGGTATTTCTCACTGCCATACGCTCTTGTCAAAACGGCATTTGTTGTATAAAGACGGGATCGGTGTAGCTGAACGCCGCGAAGGGCCTTTAGAGTCGCTGTCCATGTCTCTGGCTCTGTGTTCTCACCTTGGAAAAGGCAACCATCCCTTTTGAATTTCAACTCCGGTCCAGGGC
The sequence above is drawn from the Delphinus delphis chromosome 14, mDelDel1.2, whole genome shotgun sequence genome and encodes:
- the OLIG3 gene encoding oligodendrocyte transcription factor 3, with the protein product MNSDSSSVSSRASSPDMDEMYLRDHHHRHHHHQESRLNSVSSTQGDMVQKMPGESLSRAGAKAAGESSKYKIKKQLSEQDLQQLRLKINGRERKRMHDLNLAMDGLREVMPYAHGPSVRKLSKIATLLLARNYILMLTSSLEEMKRLVGEIYGGHHSAFHCGTVGHSAGHPAHAANAVHPVHPILGGALSSGTASSPLSAASLPAIGTIRPPHSLLKAPSTPPALQLGSGFQHWAGLPCPCAICQMPPPHLSALSTANMARLSAESKDLLK